From a single Sinorhizobium sp. RAC02 genomic region:
- the metA gene encoding homoserine O-succinyltransferase, translated as MPIKIPDTLPAFETLVHEGVRVMTETVAIRQDIRPLQIGLLNLMPNKIKTEVQMARLVGASPLQVELSLVRVGGHRAKNTSEDHLLAFYDTWEEVRHRKFDGFIITGAPVEILDYEDVTYWDEMKEILDWTQTNVHSTLNVCWGGMAAIYHFHGVPKHTLEEKAFGVYRHHNRKPSSVFLNGFSDNFEVPVSRWTEIRAEDIRAVPGLDILLESDETGVCLVQDKAKNLYIFNHVEYDSTSLADEYFRDVSAGVPIKLPKNYFPHNDPSLPPQNRWRGHAHLLFGNWINEIYQTTSYDLEKIRTGA; from the coding sequence ATGCCCATCAAGATTCCCGATACGCTCCCCGCCTTCGAAACCCTCGTTCACGAGGGTGTGCGGGTGATGACCGAAACGGTGGCGATCCGGCAGGATATCCGCCCGTTGCAGATCGGGCTGCTCAACCTCATGCCGAACAAGATCAAGACGGAAGTGCAGATGGCGCGCCTCGTCGGCGCCTCGCCGCTGCAGGTGGAACTGTCGCTGGTGCGCGTCGGCGGCCACCGCGCGAAAAACACCTCGGAAGACCACCTGCTTGCCTTCTACGACACGTGGGAAGAGGTGCGTCACCGCAAGTTCGACGGCTTCATCATCACCGGCGCGCCGGTGGAAATCCTCGATTACGAGGACGTCACCTATTGGGACGAGATGAAGGAGATCCTCGACTGGACGCAGACCAACGTGCATTCGACGCTGAACGTCTGCTGGGGCGGCATGGCGGCGATCTACCATTTCCACGGCGTGCCGAAGCACACGCTGGAGGAAAAGGCATTCGGCGTCTACCGCCACCACAACCGCAAACCGTCGTCGGTCTTCCTCAACGGCTTCTCCGATAATTTCGAGGTCCCCGTCTCGCGCTGGACGGAAATCCGTGCGGAAGATATCCGCGCCGTACCAGGGCTTGATATACTGCTGGAATCGGACGAGACGGGGGTGTGCCTGGTGCAGGACAAGGCGAAGAATCTCTACATCTTCAACCATGTCGAATATGATTCGACATCCCTCGCCGACGAGTATTTCCGCGATGTTTCGGCCGGCGTGCCGATCAAGTTGCCGAAGAACTACTTCCCGCACAACGATCCGTCGCTGCCACCACAGAACCGCTGGCGTGGCCATGCACACCTGCTTTTCGGCAACTGGATCAACGAAATCTATCAAACCACGAGTTATGATCTGGAAAAGATCAGAACAGGAGCCTGA